The genomic interval TTGACACGGCGCCGCTGACCGCGCCGGTTCGACCGGACGTGCTCACGACAGTACGCACAAACGAGAGTGACGCTCCCAACGAGACCAGCGCCAACGCGTCCGGTAGTGCCACGGAGGTGCCGACGTGACCGACTCAGTCGTCTCGCTGTCCGACGTGCACATGAGCTTTGGTGACGTGACCATCGTTGACGACTGCTCGGTGTCGATCGAGTCTGGCGAACTTGTCGCGCTTGTCGGTCCAAACGGCTCCGGTAAAACGACGTTTCTCGAACTGCTTACTAGCATTCGACAACCAAATTCGGGGACCGTCTCTCGACCGACTCCGCAATCTCGTCGGCTGTCCGAGGGGACCGAGGACCGTCGCGACGTTGCGTACCTCCCGCAGTCGCCGTCGTTCCGACCGGGATTCACTGCGGCGGAAACACTCCAATTCTACGCGTCGCTGGCCGGGACCTCGGTCGACCCCGAAGCCGCGTTGGGTCGGGTCGGGCTCGCATCGGCGACTGACCGCCGCGTCGGGGCGCTCTCCGGCGGGATGACGCGTCTGCTCGGGATCGCCCAAGCGCTCGTAGGGGATCCGCCGCTTGTCGTACTGGACGAACCCACAAGCGGACTCGACCCCGAGATGGCCGATCACATCTTCGCGACAGCCCGCGACGTCGTAGACGAGGACCGAGCACTCGTCGTCGCGAGTCACGATCTTGCAGG from Halobaculum halobium carries:
- a CDS encoding ABC transporter ATP-binding protein yields the protein MTDSVVSLSDVHMSFGDVTIVDDCSVSIESGELVALVGPNGSGKTTFLELLTSIRQPNSGTVSRPTPQSRRLSEGTEDRRDVAYLPQSPSFRPGFTAAETLQFYASLAGTSVDPEAALGRVGLASATDRRVGALSGGMTRLLGIAQALVGDPPLVVLDEPTSGLDPEMADHIFATARDVVDEDRALVVASHDLAGVERVADRVMVLADGEITLDGSPAELRSEMGAETLRDVFSGLATSRDHDRVVPPAKAATTDGSPPTDTAESEVSKR